A genomic region of Zea mays cultivar B73 chromosome 6, Zm-B73-REFERENCE-NAM-5.0, whole genome shotgun sequence contains the following coding sequences:
- the LOC111589575 gene encoding neutral ceramidase, which yields MEASSSLHFQVSGFSLSKIWLCLFLVLVLQNCSPALSDSPYLVGMGSYDITGPATDVNMMGYANAEQIASRIHFRLKARAFIVAEPNGKRVVFVNLDACMASQLVTIKVLERLKAMYGDLYNENNVAISGIHTHAGPGGYLQ from the exons ATGGAGGCATCATCTTCCTTGCATTTCCAAGTTTCTGGTTTTAGTTTGTCCAAGATATGGCTATGCCTTTTTCTGGTACTCGTTCTTCAGAACTGCAGCCCAGCACTTTCAGATTCACCATATTTGGTCGGTATGGGGAGCTATGACATAACAGGGCCAGCAACAGACGTTAACATGATGGGATATGCAAATGCTGAGCAGATTGCATCAAGAATTCACTTTAGGCTAAAGGCTCGTGCCTTTATCGTTGCTGAGCCTAACGGCAAGCGTGTCGTGTTTGTAAATCTTGATGCTTGCATGGCATCACAGCTTGTTACTATAAAGGTGCTTGAAAGGCTTAAAGCAAT GTATGGAGACCTTTATAATGAGAATAATGTGGCTATCAGTGGAATCCATACGCATGCTGGTCCTGGTGGTTATCTGCAGTAG